One part of the Eleginops maclovinus isolate JMC-PN-2008 ecotype Puerto Natales chromosome 14, JC_Emac_rtc_rv5, whole genome shotgun sequence genome encodes these proteins:
- the LOC134875809 gene encoding myozenin-2-like: MSQFSTMTTSERKMQAAAICREVQSIEEDVEMDLGRKVNMPKDIMLEELSLTSNRGSRLFKSRQRRSEKYTFESIHNETNVQINSTIVSQTENGCATDGQNDENNVDQSPAVTNDTPDTTTVPNPDSIAPGYAGPLKDIPPEKFNSTAVPKSYHSPWQQAINGDPSLTQNLNLQISEPEPRPELPGFKSFNRVATPFGGFGKAAQPAPIKTLQVEHLPECPELQGDAGVDRPSFNRSALGWVSTGDPLPVPAVPLDPMLIPESDDL, from the exons ATGTCTCAGTTTTCCACCATGACGACCAGCGAGAGGAAGATGCAGGCGGCAGCAATCTGCAGGGAGGTTCAATCCATCGAGGAAG ATGTGGAGATGGATCTTGGGAGGAAAGTGAACATGCCGAAGGACATCATGCTGGAGGAGCTTTCCCTCACCTCTAACCGTGGCTCACGCCTCTTCAAGAGTCGCCAGAGACGCTCTGAGAAATACACTTTTGAGAGCATCCACAATGAAACCAACGTCCAGATCAAT AGCACAATAGTTTCGCAAACTGAGAATGGCTGTGCCACGGATGGCCAAAATGATGAGAACAACGTGGACCAGTCGCCTGCTGTGACAAACGACACGCCAGACACGACCACAGTGCCAAATCCAGACAGCATCGCCCCAG GTTACGCGGGTCCTCTGAAAGACATCCCTCCGGAGAAGTTCAACAGTACAGCTGTACCGAAGTCCTACCACTCCCCCTGGCAGCAGGCCATCAACGGTGACCCCTCCCTGACTCAAAATCTGAACCTCCAGATATCTGAGCCCGAGCCACGACCTGAATTGCCGGGCTTCAAGAGCTTCAACAG GGTGGCCACTCCGTTCGGGGGCTTTGGCAAGGCTGCCCAGCCTGCACCCATCAAAACCCTGCAGGTGGAGCACCTACCCGAGTGTCCTGAGCTGCAGGGCGACGCTGGGGTGGATCGACCGTCCTTCAACAGATCCGCTCTGGGCTGGGTGTCAACGGGTGATCCACTGCCCGTCCCCGCTGTTCCCCTCGATCCAATGCTCATCCCTGAGTCAGACGACCTTTGA